A genome region from Carya illinoinensis cultivar Pawnee chromosome 2, C.illinoinensisPawnee_v1, whole genome shotgun sequence includes the following:
- the LOC122301098 gene encoding (6-4)DNA photolyase isoform X1 — protein sequence MASGSASLMWFRKGLRIHDNPALQYAAEGTKFLYPVFVIDPHYMEPEKNAFSLGSARAGLNRINFLLESLADLDSSLKKLGSRLLVLKGEPSEVLIRCLKEWEVEKLCFEYDTEPYYQALDFKVKNYASTAGIEVFSPVSHTLFNPTDIIQKNGGRPPLSYQSFVKLAGQPSSPLSHTLSSLPLVGDVGSCVISEVPTIKELGYVDIGQDESSPFRGGESEALKRLNEIINDKEWVATFEKPKGNPSAFLKPATTVLSPYLKFGCLSCRFFYQCLQDVYKNVKRHTSPPVSLLGQLLWRDFFYTVAFGTPNFDQMRGNRICKQIPWNDDDELLTAWRDARTGYPWIDAIMVQLRKWGWMHHLARHSVACFLTRGDLFVHWEKGRDVFERLLIDSDWAINNGNWLWLSCSSFFYQYNRIYSPISFGKKYDPNGDYIRHFLPILKDMPREYIYEPWTAPLSIQTKAKCIIGRDYPKPVVLHDSASKECRRKMAEAYALNKDLNGMVSEEDIRNLRRKLKEDPEQEAKNKRIR from the exons ATCCGCATTACATGGAGCCCGAGAAGAACGCTTTCTCTCTCGGGTCGGCGCGGGCAGGCCTTAACCGGATTAATTTCCTGCTCGAGAGCCTTGCGGATCTTGACTCGAGCCTGAAGAAGCTCGGGTCAAGGTTGTTGGTGTTGAAGGGCGAGCCGAGCGAGGTTTTGATTCGTTGCTTGAAGGAG TGGGAAGTAGAGAAACTTTGCTTTGAATATGACACAGAGCCTTATTATCAAGCTTTAGATTTTAAAGTTAAG AATTATGCATCAACTGCTGGAATTGAGGTTTTCTCTCCTGTGAGTCATACGCTCTTCAATCCCACTGATATCATACAAAAG AATGGGGGAAGGCCACCTTTGAGCTATCAATCATTTGTGAAGCTTGCTGGACAACCCTCATCCCCACTCTCACATACACTTTCTTCTCTTCCACTTGTTGGGGATGTTGGAAGTTGTGTGATCTCGGAAGTTCCGACAATCAAAGAACTTGGTTATGTAGATATCGGACAG GATGAAAGTTCTCCTTTCAGAGGTGGTGAATCGGAAGCATTGAAGAGGTTGAATGAAATAATAAATGACAAG GAGTGGGTTGCAACCTTTGAGAAGCCTAAGGGTAATCCCTCTGCATTTCTAAAGCCAGCAACAACTGTTCTATCACCTTATTTGAAA TTTGGATGTCTTTCTTGCAGGTTTTTCTACCAATGCCTTCAAGATGTATATAAAAATGTCAAAAGGCATACATCACCTCCAGTTTCTCTTCTTGGACAG TTATTATGGCGAGACTTTTTCTACACTGTGGCTTTTGGCACTCCTAATTTTGATCAGATGAGGGGTAATAGAATATGCAAGCAG ATACCTTGGAATGACGATGATGAACTGCTGACGGCTTGGAGGGATGCTAGGACAGGATACCCTTGGATTGATGCTATTATGGTTCAG CTCCGCAAGTGGGGTTGGATGCATCATCTAGCACGGCATTCTGTTGCGTGTTTTTTGACTCGTGGAGATCTG TTTGTTCATTGGGAAAAGGGACGTGATGTCTTTGAAAGGCTTCTGATTGATTCAGATTGGGCAATCAACAATGGAAACTGGCTATGGCTTTCgtgttcatcatttttttaCCAG TATAATCGTATCTACTCCCCAATCTCATTTGGAAAGAAGTATGACCCAAATGGTGATTATATCAGACATTTTCTTCCCATATTGAAAG ATATGCCAAGGGAATACATATATGAGCCATGGACAGCTCCTCTAAGCATTCAGACTAAAGCTAAATGCATAATTGGAAGAGATTATCCAAAGCCAG TGGTTCTTCATGATTCTGCAAGCAAAGAGTGCAGGAGGAAGATGGCTGAAGCATATGCATTGAACAAAGACTTGAATGGCATGGTGAGTGAAGAAGATATTAGAAActtaagaagaaaattgaagGAAGATCCAGAACAGGAAGCTAAAAATAAAAGGATAAGATAA
- the LOC122301098 gene encoding (6-4)DNA photolyase isoform X2, producing MASGSASLMWFRKGLRIHDNPALQYAAEGTKFLYPVFVIDPHYMEPEKNAFSLGSARAGLNRINFLLESLADLDSSLKKLGSRLLVLKGEPSEVLIRCLKEWEVEKLCFEYDTEPYYQALDFKVKNYASTAGIEVFSPVSHTLFNPTDIIQKNGGRPPLSYQSFVKLAGQPSSPLSHTLSSLPLVGDVGSCVISEVPTIKELGYVDIGQDESSPFRGGESEALKRLNEIINDKEWVATFEKPKGNPSAFLKPATTVLSPYLKFGCLSCRFFYQCLQDVYKNVKRHTSPPVSLLGQVILHLAVVFLIPWNDDDELLTAWRDARTGYPWIDAIMVQLRKWGWMHHLARHSVACFLTRGDLFVHWEKGRDVFERLLIDSDWAINNGNWLWLSCSSFFYQYNRIYSPISFGKKYDPNGDYIRHFLPILKDMPREYIYEPWTAPLSIQTKAKCIIGRDYPKPVVLHDSASKECRRKMAEAYALNKDLNGMVSEEDIRNLRRKLKEDPEQEAKNKRIR from the exons ATCCGCATTACATGGAGCCCGAGAAGAACGCTTTCTCTCTCGGGTCGGCGCGGGCAGGCCTTAACCGGATTAATTTCCTGCTCGAGAGCCTTGCGGATCTTGACTCGAGCCTGAAGAAGCTCGGGTCAAGGTTGTTGGTGTTGAAGGGCGAGCCGAGCGAGGTTTTGATTCGTTGCTTGAAGGAG TGGGAAGTAGAGAAACTTTGCTTTGAATATGACACAGAGCCTTATTATCAAGCTTTAGATTTTAAAGTTAAG AATTATGCATCAACTGCTGGAATTGAGGTTTTCTCTCCTGTGAGTCATACGCTCTTCAATCCCACTGATATCATACAAAAG AATGGGGGAAGGCCACCTTTGAGCTATCAATCATTTGTGAAGCTTGCTGGACAACCCTCATCCCCACTCTCACATACACTTTCTTCTCTTCCACTTGTTGGGGATGTTGGAAGTTGTGTGATCTCGGAAGTTCCGACAATCAAAGAACTTGGTTATGTAGATATCGGACAG GATGAAAGTTCTCCTTTCAGAGGTGGTGAATCGGAAGCATTGAAGAGGTTGAATGAAATAATAAATGACAAG GAGTGGGTTGCAACCTTTGAGAAGCCTAAGGGTAATCCCTCTGCATTTCTAAAGCCAGCAACAACTGTTCTATCACCTTATTTGAAA TTTGGATGTCTTTCTTGCAGGTTTTTCTACCAATGCCTTCAAGATGTATATAAAAATGTCAAAAGGCATACATCACCTCCAGTTTCTCTTCTTGGACAGGTCATTTTGCATCTGGCGGTTGTATTTTTG ATACCTTGGAATGACGATGATGAACTGCTGACGGCTTGGAGGGATGCTAGGACAGGATACCCTTGGATTGATGCTATTATGGTTCAG CTCCGCAAGTGGGGTTGGATGCATCATCTAGCACGGCATTCTGTTGCGTGTTTTTTGACTCGTGGAGATCTG TTTGTTCATTGGGAAAAGGGACGTGATGTCTTTGAAAGGCTTCTGATTGATTCAGATTGGGCAATCAACAATGGAAACTGGCTATGGCTTTCgtgttcatcatttttttaCCAG TATAATCGTATCTACTCCCCAATCTCATTTGGAAAGAAGTATGACCCAAATGGTGATTATATCAGACATTTTCTTCCCATATTGAAAG ATATGCCAAGGGAATACATATATGAGCCATGGACAGCTCCTCTAAGCATTCAGACTAAAGCTAAATGCATAATTGGAAGAGATTATCCAAAGCCAG TGGTTCTTCATGATTCTGCAAGCAAAGAGTGCAGGAGGAAGATGGCTGAAGCATATGCATTGAACAAAGACTTGAATGGCATGGTGAGTGAAGAAGATATTAGAAActtaagaagaaaattgaagGAAGATCCAGAACAGGAAGCTAAAAATAAAAGGATAAGATAA
- the LOC122301100 gene encoding cytochrome c oxidase subunit 5b-2, mitochondrial-like isoform X1 → MLITIFFLLLFLASSNYQYKEFRAQLEDDGLPSKLFISTCSVLPVRAAQLSFFLLLPTAEGAVKKRVEDVMPIATGHEREELQAELEGRKVLDIDHPDGPFGTKDSPAIIKSYYDKRIVGCPGGEGEDEHDVVWFWLEKGKPHECPVCSQYFELEVVGPGGPPDGHGDDDHHH, encoded by the exons atgcttataactatatttttccttcttctttttttggcaAGTAGCAACTATCAGTATAAAGAGTTTAGAGCCCAATTGGAAGATGATGGCCTTCCATCCAAACTCTTCATTTCCACGTGCAGCGTGCTTCCGGTCCGCGCTGCCcaactctctttctttcttcttcttcccacag cGGAGGGCGCAGTGAAGAAGCGGGTTGAAGATGTAATGCCAATAGCAACCGGGCACGAGCGTGAGGAGCTTCAAGCTGAACTTGag GGAAGAAAAGTACTTGATATTGATCATCCAGATGGTCCTTTCGGTACAAAG GATTCTCCTGCAATTATCAAGTCCTACTATGACAAGAGAATAGTTGGATGCCCTGGAGGTGAAGGAG AGGATGAACATGATGTTGTCTGGTTTTGGCTGGAGAAAGGCAAGCCACATGAATGCCCGGTGTGCTCACAGTATTTTGAG CTGGAAGTGGTTGGACCTGGAGGACCTCCAGATGGACACGGTGACGATGATCATCATCACTAA
- the LOC122301100 gene encoding putative cytochrome c oxidase subunit 5b-like isoform X2: MWRRLFSTQLKTLAAAAATPPRSASLPTRSLVPPSASHFYLRYSSFSSAEGAVKKRVEDVMPIATGHEREELQAELEGRKVLDIDHPDGPFGTKDSPAIIKSYYDKRIVGCPGGEGEDEHDVVWFWLEKGKPHECPVCSQYFELEVVGPGGPPDGHGDDDHHH; this comes from the exons ATGTGGCGGAGACTTTTCTCTACCCAACTCAAAACCCTAGCTGCCGCCGCCGCCACCCCTCCTCGATCCGCTTCTTTACCTACCCGATCCCTCGTTCCTCCATCCGCCTCTCACTTTTATCTCCGCTACTCCAGCTTCAGCTCCG cGGAGGGCGCAGTGAAGAAGCGGGTTGAAGATGTAATGCCAATAGCAACCGGGCACGAGCGTGAGGAGCTTCAAGCTGAACTTGag GGAAGAAAAGTACTTGATATTGATCATCCAGATGGTCCTTTCGGTACAAAG GATTCTCCTGCAATTATCAAGTCCTACTATGACAAGAGAATAGTTGGATGCCCTGGAGGTGAAGGAG AGGATGAACATGATGTTGTCTGGTTTTGGCTGGAGAAAGGCAAGCCACATGAATGCCCGGTGTGCTCACAGTATTTTGAG CTGGAAGTGGTTGGACCTGGAGGACCTCCAGATGGACACGGTGACGATGATCATCATCACTAA